The stretch of DNA AGGGTTTTTTTCAGCATCCAGCGTGTGTTCGGCGTAGATGCGCAAACCTTTTTGCGCTGCGATATCGCTGATAGCGCCAAATTCTTGATACAGCGCGTGATACACGCGCACGCTACCCGCTTGTCCTGGCTTGTTGTCAATCCGCGCAACAATTTCATCGCCGTTGAGTAATTCGATGGCGCTTAAATGTTCAACAGTCGGCAGTGTGGCGAGTTGTTCGGCAAA from Chitinibacter fontanus encodes:
- a CDS encoding DUF2322 family protein yields the protein MNFAEQLATLPTVEHLSAIELLNGDEIVARIDNKPGQAGSVRVYHALYQEFGAISDIAAQKGLRIYAEHTLDAEKNPGNHPNIDRLFPIANGAPPLAVRLIAAE